The following proteins come from a genomic window of Crassostrea angulata isolate pt1a10 chromosome 1, ASM2561291v2, whole genome shotgun sequence:
- the LOC128178985 gene encoding uncharacterized protein LOC128178985 isoform X2 has translation MASRSKRKRTSTPASSLAPVTTTDPPTPDINHLVEACMTALLPKIKDTITSVIHNAQTSTTPPEQTVNSPSQPSASSPSQPSALSIITSDYPASGPAIQSPVPRHGQRLHQNSTSISSSLTKTADFLISNSLSEDSLYSYKHIFSRYKDFVKQYVHPLHSPLPPSLNHMVLYIAYCYTQGLAASTTRTHISALSFTFQLGGFEDITQHFLIKKQLQGFTKLNPSSDSRLPITPSILTKLIAVLPHISNSAFITSMLRAMFLLAFYAFLRVGEMTNTGSMKQHFILVKHLKIVSEDKQDENLQLTIPHSKHSHKSVTLQIPKNQNLRLCPYVACKEFLSLRYHKSPEEPLFSFMDGAPVSRKFFTEHLQRAISACGLPMQRYQAHSFRIGAATSAAESGASDIQIQSMGRWKSAAFKKYIRIPILNLQL, from the exons ATGGCATCGAGATCCAAGAGGAAGAGAACATCCACCCCAGCCTCCTCTCTAGCTCCAGTAACAACTACGGACCCTCCAACCCCTGACATCAACCATTTAGTCGAAGCCTGCATGACTGCTCTTCTACCGAAAATTAAGGACACAATTACTTCTGTAATACATAATGCGCAGACCTCCACAACACCACCTGAGCAAACTGTTAACAGTCCTTCGCAGCCATCTGCTAGCAGTCCTTCGCAGCCATCTGCTCTCTCAATCATAACATCAGATTATCCTGCATCAG GTCCAGCAATTCAAAGTCCAGTTCCCAGGCATGGACAAAGACTGCACCAAAATTCCACCAGCATCTCTTCATCTCTAACCAAAACTGCGGACTTCCTGATCAGCAATTCTCTGTCAGAAGATTCTTTGTATTCTTACAAACATATCTTTTCAAGATATAAAGACTTTGTGAAACAGTATGTTCATCCTCTACACAGTCCACTTCCACCATCGTTAAACCATATGGTTTTATACATAGCTTATTGCTATACCCAAGGACTAGCTGCCAGTACCACCAGAACTCATATTTCGGCATTAAGCTTCACCTTCCAATTAGGGGGATTCGAAGATATAACTCAGCATTTCCTAATAAAGAAGCAACTCCAAGGATTCACCAAGCTTAATCCATCATCAGATTCTAGACTACCAATAACTCCATCTATTTTGACCAAGTTAATCGCCGTATTGCCTCATATTTCAAACTCAGCATTCATTACATCAATGCTGCGGGCAATGTTTTTATTAGCATTCTATGCTTTCCTTCGAGTTGGAGAGATGACTAATACTGGCAGCATGAAACAACATTTCATCCTTGTCAAACACTTAAAAATCGTATCGGAAGACAAGCAAGATGAAAACCTTCAATTAACAATTCCTCATAGTAAACACTCCCATAAATCTGTTACCTTACAGATACCAAAGAATCAAAATCTACGGCTTTGCCCTTATGTAGCGTGCAAAGAATTTTTATCTCTGCGATATCACAAGTCGCCTGAAGAACCCTTATTCTCCTTTATGGACGGAGCACCAGTGTCAAGGAAATTTTTCACGGAACATCTTCAAAGGGCGATATCTGCTTGCGGACTCCCAATGCAGCGTTATCAAGCACACAGCTTTCGCATCGGGGCTGCAACTTCCGCAGCGGAATCTGGTGCCTCAGACATTCAGATCCAAAGTATGGGCCGTTGGAAGTCAGCAGCTTTCAAGAAATACATACGCATCCCAATTCTCAATCTTCAATTGTAA
- the LOC128178985 gene encoding uncharacterized protein LOC128178985 isoform X3, which yields MASRSKRKRTSTPASSLAPVTTTDPPTPDINHLVEACMTALLPKIKDTITSVIHNAQTSTTPPEQTVNSPSQPSASSPSQPSALSIITSDYPASGTCTIPGIAKPVGLGVEPKIKSKILADEYVKFSSLLPKSQELDEKFHTVEKDGQLVFVKNNEGPKIKSIYKWMEAFHVFVSIYCSIHPSEVADLMTYAQIVQGIAKSCGDDAAIDYDQKFRQWRETSPTSCPWNQKNTELFQDAMVSGLEYKLKPKKQPFRLTSQKQKYCFTFNNKGSCARGNTCSYLHVCQYCAGKHSRLTCSKPKPGQDHRPKIPDNTRRNQPTKSD from the coding sequence ATGGCATCGAGATCCAAGAGGAAGAGAACATCCACCCCAGCCTCCTCTCTAGCTCCAGTAACAACTACGGACCCTCCAACCCCTGACATCAACCATTTAGTCGAAGCCTGCATGACTGCTCTTCTACCGAAAATTAAGGACACAATTACTTCTGTAATACATAATGCGCAGACCTCCACAACACCACCTGAGCAAACTGTTAACAGTCCTTCGCAGCCATCTGCTAGCAGTCCTTCGCAGCCATCTGCTCTCTCAATCATAACATCAGATTATCCTGCATCAGGTACGTGTACCATACCTGGCATTGCAAAGCCTGTCGGGTTGGGAGTTGAGCCAAAAATTAAATCCAAAATTCTGGCTGATGAATATGTGAAATTCTCATCCCTTCTCCCTAAATCTCAGGAACTTGACGAAAAATTTCATACCGTGGAGAAAGATGGTCAACTggtttttgtgaaaaataatgAAGGCCCCAAGATCAAATCTATCTACAAATGGATGGAGGCCTTCCACGTTTTTGTATCTATTTATTGCTCTATCCACCCTTCAGAAGTCGCGGACCTCATGACTTATGCCCAAATTGTCCAGGGTATAGCTAAATCTTGTGGCGATGATGCTGCCATTGATTATGACCAAAAGTTCCGACAATGGCGTGAAACATCCCCAACTTCCTGTCCCTGGAATCAAAAAAATACTGAGCTCTTCCAGGATGCTATGGTGTCAGGATTAGAGTATAAGTTAAAACCAAAGAAACAGCCCTTTCGTCTCACTTCACAGAAACAAAAGTACTGTTTCACCTTCAACAACAAGGGATCCTGCGCAAGAGGTAACACCTGCTCATACCTACATGTCTGCCAATATTGCGCAGGTAAACACTCTAGACTCACTTGCTCCAAACCAAAACCAGGACAGGACCACAGACCAAAAATTCCCGACAACACAAGAAGAAATCAACCTACTAAATCAGACTAA
- the LOC128178985 gene encoding uncharacterized protein LOC128178985 isoform X1 translates to MSANIAQVNTLDSLAPNQNQDRTTDQKFPTTQEEINLLNQTKTIRTPVIVHTYAKYLQGYNSTLYHFLIQGFQVGFRIPFQGDRQFRLSRNLPSLLGKKDILQQKIEQEIKAGRVAGPYDDPPFKNLQVSPLGLVPKKQPNEFRLIHHLSYPQGSSINDKIPHDFCTVKYQSIQDAIIALKEIGVGALIAKTDLENAYKQIPIHSDDFELLCFRVNEKFYFDKTLPFVLSYACNLFEKFSSSLHWILQNKFSVKHCVHILDDFLFLGKPGTNECHDALASFHVLAQDINLPIKSEKTVLPTTTLTFMGLEIDSLNFEIRLPEDKLIKLRQTISAFKGKRTATLRELQSLIGLLNFACAVVPPGRTFLRRIIDLTKSIQKPHHHRNLDKDARADLAAWSLFIEHFNGKAFFPSGLSFTSKTLHLFTDASNVGFGCVFGTKWFFGSFDTSWLEYHISVREFFPIILAVEIWGSLLTNTSIVLHSDNIAVVYVINKLTSKDSNLMKLMRSLIVTSLKYNISFHAEHIPGLLNNAADLLSRLQVQQFKVQFPGMDKDCTKIPPASLHL, encoded by the coding sequence ATGTCTGCCAATATTGCGCAGGTAAACACTCTAGACTCACTTGCTCCAAACCAAAACCAGGACAGGACCACAGACCAAAAATTCCCGACAACACAAGAAGAAATCAACCTACTAAATCAGACTAAAACCATCCGAACTCCAGTCATCGTACACACTTATGCGAAATACCTTCAAGGTTACAATTCAACACTTTACCATTTCCTAATCCAAGGCTTTCAAGTGGGTTTTAGAATCCCCTTTCAAGGTGATCGGCAGTTTCGTCTATCTAGAAATCTTCCTTCCCTCCTTGGCAAGAAAGACATTCTGCAACAAAAAATTGAGCAAGAAATAAAAGCAGGTCGGGTTGCTGGCCCCTATGATgacccccctttcaaaaacttACAGGTATCACCTCTAGGACTAGTACCTAAAAAACAACCTAATGAATTTCGTCTCATCCACCATTTGTCTTATCCACAAGGATCTTCAATCAATGATAAAATTCCACATGATTTTTGCACTGTCAAATACCAGTCAATCCAGGATGCAATCATAGCCCTTAAAGAAATAGGAGTTGGTGCCCTTATTGCAAAAACTGACTTGGAAAATGCATACAAGCAAATTCCTATCCATAGTGATGATTTTGAGCTGCTGTGCTTTCGTGTCaatgaaaagttttactttgacaAAACTTTACCATTCGTTTTGAGTTATGCATGTAACCTCTTTGAAAAATTTAGTTCTTCCCTTCACTGGATTCTCCAAAACAAGTTTTCTGTCAAACATTGTGTACATATTCTtgatgattttctttttcttgggAAGCCAGGAACCAATGAATGTCACGATGCATTAGCATCATTCCATGTTCTAGCTCAAGATATCAATCTCCCTATCAAGTCTGAAAAAACTGTGTTACCTACTACTACCTTAACATTCATGGGATTGGAAATTGACTCACTGAACTTTGAAATACGTCTTCCCGAAGACAAATTAATCAAGTTGAGACAAACAATTAGCGCATTTAAGGGTAAACGGACAGCCACACTTCGTGAATTGCAATCGCTCATTGGATTGTTAAATTTCGCTTGTGCCGTTGTTCCCCCAGGCAGAACTTTCCTAAGAAGAATCATTGACCTTACCAAAAGCATCCAAAAACCTCATCATCACCGCAACCTTGATAAGGATGCTCGTGCTGATCTGGCCGCCTGGTCCCTTTTTATAGAACATTTTAATGGCAAAGCCTTTTTCCCATCTGGACTGTCATTCACTTCAAAAACCCTACACTTATTCACCGATGCTAGTAATGTAGGTTTTGGTTGTGTGTTCGGTACTAAGTGGTTCTTTGGCTCTTTTGACACCAGTTGGCTGGAATACCACATCTCTGTGCGTGAATTTTTTCCAATTATTCTAGCTGTAGAAATTTGGGGTTCATTACTGACAAATACATCTATTGTGCTCCATTCAGATAATATAGCAGTGGTGTATGTGATTAATAAACTAACTTCTAAAGACTCAAACCTAATGAAACTTATGAGAAGCCTCATTGTTACATCTCTTAAGTACAATATAAGTTTTCATGCTGAACATATTCCAGGACTACTTAACAATGCCGCTGACCTTTTGTCTCGCTTACAGGTCCAGCAATTCAAAGTCCAGTTCCCAGGCATGGACAAAGACTGCACCAAAATTCCACCAGCATCTCTTCATCTCTAA